In a single window of the Paenibacillus sp. MMS20-IR301 genome:
- a CDS encoding multidrug efflux SMR transporter, producing MNPFVLLAIAILSEVFGSSMLKASNGFKRAAPSIAVVAGMGLAFYCLSLALKEIPLGTAYAIWSGVGTALTALVGVVVYKEGLNVKKIAGLLLVIGGVVLLKLSTGV from the coding sequence TTGAATCCATTTGTATTATTAGCCATTGCAATCTTGAGTGAAGTCTTTGGCAGCTCTATGCTTAAGGCATCGAACGGCTTCAAGCGGGCGGCACCTTCCATCGCTGTTGTTGCAGGCATGGGGCTGGCATTCTATTGCCTGTCCCTGGCCCTCAAAGAAATTCCGCTCGGCACGGCGTATGCCATCTGGTCGGGGGTAGGCACGGCTTTAACGGCACTTGTCGGTGTTGTGGTCTATAAAGAAGGTTTGAATGTCAAAAAAATAGCAGGACTGCTCCTCGTTATCGGCGGTGTAGTACTCCTGAAGCTGTCAACGGGGGTGTAA
- a CDS encoding multidrug efflux SMR transporter yields the protein MKSYLALAIAIISEICGTTMLKLSDGFSNVLPSIGVVIGMGVAFYSLSISLRTIPLSLAYAIWSGAGTALTALIGILVWNDPFNLLTGISLLIIIGGLVLLNSSKPSQA from the coding sequence ATGAAAAGTTATCTGGCGCTGGCCATTGCTATTATCTCGGAAATCTGCGGAACCACGATGCTTAAGCTTTCTGACGGATTCAGTAATGTGCTGCCGTCCATCGGTGTAGTGATTGGGATGGGAGTGGCTTTTTACAGCTTATCCATTAGTCTCCGGACGATTCCGTTAAGCCTGGCGTATGCCATCTGGTCGGGGGCCGGTACAGCTCTGACTGCACTGATCGGTATTCTGGTCTGGAACGATCCCTTCAACCTGCTTACCGGCATCAGTCTGCTTATCATCATCGGAGGGCTGGTGCTGCTGAATTCCTCCAAGCCGTCGCAGGCATGA
- a CDS encoding CDP-alcohol phosphatidyltransferase family protein: MMKLIPNSITLSRIGLTLLLLGFEPLGRTYLWIYILCGVSDWLDGLIARSTGTTSSLGAKLDSIADMTLVTAALYTLYPHLGLTAGLILWIILIAAIRGASILTALYKFRTYGSIHTYGNKLAGLLLFITPILLPQVNNSLWTSIVCAVATLSAVEEWLILASSSELQLDRKGLFSRK; the protein is encoded by the coding sequence ATGATGAAGCTTATACCCAATTCAATAACGCTCAGCCGGATCGGATTGACCCTGCTGCTGCTTGGGTTCGAGCCGCTGGGCCGGACCTATCTATGGATCTACATTCTGTGCGGTGTGAGCGATTGGCTGGATGGGCTGATTGCCAGAAGCACCGGAACCACAAGCAGCCTCGGCGCTAAGCTTGATTCCATTGCCGATATGACCCTGGTTACCGCCGCATTATATACCCTTTACCCGCACCTCGGACTCACAGCGGGCCTCATCCTGTGGATCATTCTCATCGCCGCCATCCGCGGAGCCTCTATCCTTACAGCTCTGTACAAATTCAGAACCTATGGCAGCATCCATACCTACGGCAACAAGCTTGCCGGCCTTCTGCTGTTCATCACACCTATTCTGCTGCCTCAGGTGAACAACAGCCTGTGGACCTCCATCGTATGTGCCGTTGCTACCTTGTCTGCAGTAGAGGAATGGCTTATCCTTGCAAGCTCAAGCGAGCTGCAGCTGGACCGGAAAGGGCTGTTCAGCAGGAAATAA
- a CDS encoding TetR/AcrR family transcriptional regulator, with protein MNRNSKRGLILAAASSVVKHNGIEKLTLEAVAAEAGVSKGGLLHHFPNKEALIQSMVSGITNDFVTDVQTRVDSDSQEKGKWSRAYLESTAEGNQEGLGMNVALNAALFSNKDLLEELREHYAFWQRNIENDGVDPVLSSIVRLAADGLWLSEVFGIGEIGEDMRGKVISKLQDMLK; from the coding sequence TTGAACCGGAATTCCAAACGCGGCCTGATCCTGGCCGCAGCTTCAAGTGTTGTGAAGCATAACGGGATCGAGAAGCTTACTCTGGAGGCGGTTGCCGCCGAGGCAGGGGTGAGCAAGGGCGGGCTGCTGCACCATTTTCCGAATAAGGAAGCTTTAATACAAAGTATGGTGTCAGGCATCACGAATGACTTCGTTACGGATGTTCAGACCCGGGTTGACAGCGATTCACAGGAGAAGGGCAAGTGGAGCCGGGCCTATCTCGAGTCCACTGCTGAAGGAAACCAGGAAGGGCTGGGTATGAATGTAGCGCTGAATGCTGCACTGTTCAGCAACAAGGATCTGCTGGAGGAGCTTAGGGAGCACTACGCGTTCTGGCAGCGGAACATAGAGAATGACGGGGTGGATCCCGTGCTGTCCTCGATTGTCCGGCTGGCGGCGGACGGCTTATGGTTGTCAGAGGTGTTCGGAATCGGGGAGATCGGAGAGGACATGCGTGGTAAAGTCATCAGTAAACTGCAGGATATGCTTAAATAG
- a CDS encoding N-acetylmuramoyl-L-alanine amidase, with product MWKRHKLTAGLLSLLVLLPFAACSSGSSNDSGGNSAEPKLSIAAAPAADSVAREPDRASEAADSKATSGTIYKVVIDPGHGGEDPGATSVSGRFEKEFNLSISLAVAAKLAQDPQIQLELTRTGDEFISSHELFRPEFANTLPADLFISIHGNTYEDESASGTETFYYHEDSQAFAETIHRHVIQATGLKDRGVKTENFYVLRDTEMPSALLELGYLTNPGDEAKMWTYSFQDAVAEAIVDGIKEYCSILERGEKPAASPAQREES from the coding sequence ATGTGGAAAAGGCATAAATTAACTGCGGGCTTGCTTAGTCTGCTGGTACTGCTGCCGTTTGCGGCATGCAGCAGCGGCAGCAGTAATGATTCAGGCGGGAACAGCGCAGAGCCCAAGCTAAGTATAGCAGCGGCGCCAGCTGCAGATTCAGTAGCCCGTGAACCTGACAGGGCAAGCGAAGCTGCTGACAGCAAAGCAACATCCGGAACAATCTACAAGGTGGTGATCGACCCGGGGCATGGCGGTGAAGATCCGGGGGCTACTTCGGTGAGCGGACGGTTCGAGAAGGAATTCAACCTCAGCATATCACTGGCGGTTGCGGCGAAGCTGGCGCAAGATCCGCAGATTCAGCTTGAGCTTACCCGGACCGGAGATGAATTCATATCATCCCATGAGCTGTTCCGTCCGGAATTTGCCAATACTCTGCCGGCTGATTTATTCATCTCAATCCATGGCAACACTTATGAGGATGAATCAGCTTCAGGCACGGAGACTTTTTATTATCATGAAGATTCACAGGCTTTTGCCGAAACTATACATAGACATGTTATTCAGGCTACAGGCCTTAAGGACCGCGGAGTGAAGACAGAGAACTTCTACGTTCTGCGGGATACAGAAATGCCGTCCGCACTGCTTGAACTGGGCTATCTGACGAATCCGGGAGATGAAGCAAAGATGTGGACTTATAGCTTTCAGGACGCGGTGGCAGAAGCGATTGTAGATGGAATTAAGGAATATTGCAGCATACTTGAGCGCGGGGAGAAGCCGGCAGCTTCACCTGCACAGAGGGAGGAATCATGA